GGTAGAGCCCGCCCATGGCCCACACGGCGACGAGGCAGGGCGTGGCTGCCAGGAAGGCCCTGCGGGCCGGAGTCGGCACGGCCACCCGTGGCTGCAGCGAAGCCCAGGCACCGGGCTGGGGCGAGACCGGATCGGGCAGGAAGAACACCACCACGGCCAGCAGCACGAAGACAACGGTGAGCAGGACGAAGACCAGCACCGTGGGTGCTGGCGCGTACTGCACCAACAGGCCGCTGCCCAGCGCCCCTACAGCCAGTCCGGCGGCGGGGGCAACGGCGTTTACGACGGCGCCGAGGCGCGAGGTGGGTGACGGCTGCAAGTCCATCAGCCCGGCGCTGATCGCCCCCGCTGCTGCGCCGGTCGCCAGGCCCTGCAGGATGCGAGCCAGCAGAAGTGGCCCGACGCCGTCAGCGGTGAGGAACACGACCATCGCCACGGCCTCGACGATCAGTGAGGCGGCGAGTACGGGACGTCTACCGATGTGATCAGAGAGCCCTCCGACGATCAGTAGCGCGACCAACAGAGCCACGACGTACACCGCGAAGATGTCGGTGAGCACGATCGGCGAGAAGCCCCAGCGGTGCTGATAGACCACATAGAGCGGGGACGGGGCACCGGCCGCGGCCAGGAAGGCGAGCAGAGCAACACCCAGCAGCCAGAAGCCGACCGGGCGCGGCACTCGTCGTGTGAGGACTGCTGGCGGCATGGTGCTCACAGCTCCCCGACCGCTGCACCGAACTCCAGCTCAGTGCGGGAGCGTTCCTGCATCCCGCGCTGCATCAGCGCGCCGATCCGGGCAGCGCTCGACGGATCACGCGCCAGGACCTGGAAAAAGCCCGCATCGACATGAACATCCTCCTTCGGCGGTAGGCCGGCCGCGTTGATCCGGCGCTTGGCCAGCCGCACAGCCGCCTCCGGGAACTTGGCGATGCGCTCGGCGAGGCCCTCGATGTAGGCAATCAACTCACCATCCGGCAGGGCCTTGTTGACCACGCCGATACGCTCGGCCTCCCGTCCGTCGAGGTCCTCGGAGCCCAGGATCACCTGCATCGCCTGGCCGCGGCCGGCGAGCCGCACCAGCTGCTGCACCGCTCCCGCACCGGGGAAGGTGCCCACCCCCACCTCGGGCTGCCCGATCACCGCACGTTCCAGGGATGCGAACCGCATGTCGCACGCGTACAGGAACTCCGCACCTGCACCGCGCGCCCGGCCCTCGAGGACCGCGATCGTAACGGGACGCGCCTCACTGAGCCGCCGGTACAGCGCACCCAGACCGACGTCGTCCGGCCCCCCGGACGCCGCCGCGGCAGCCGTGTACTCAGCAATCCGCTTCAGGTCCACATGCGGGAGGAAGAAGTCCGCATCCGCACTCCGGAAGACAACAACGCGCACATCGCTGTCGGCGTCGGTCTCGTCGAGCAGCGCGACCAGATCCGCGACGAACCGCTCGTCGATCAGATTGATCGGAGGGTTGTCGATCGTCGCCCACAGGACCCCGTTGCGCAGCTCGGTCCGGATCGTCTCGTAGCTCCAGGCCATCGTCCTCAGCTCCTTCAAACGCGTCCACTTGCGATTTGCAAGCGACACGCCAACACTGGCAGCCTTGCTTGTGATTTGCAAGTGACAGGCGTGCGCCCCGCACCACGCGCCTAAGGGTCGCTCCCGGCGCCCGG
This genomic interval from Streptomyces dengpaensis contains the following:
- a CDS encoding MFS transporter, coding for MPPAVLTRRVPRPVGFWLLGVALLAFLAAAGAPSPLYVVYQHRWGFSPIVLTDIFAVYVVALLVALLIVGGLSDHIGRRPVLAASLIVEAVAMVVFLTADGVGPLLLARILQGLATGAAAGAISAGLMDLQPSPTSRLGAVVNAVAPAAGLAVGALGSGLLVQYAPAPTVLVFVLLTVVFVLLAVVVFFLPDPVSPQPGAWASLQPRVAVPTPARRAFLAATPCLVAVWAMGGLYLALGPSLAAAVLHIESHLVGGLVVATLYGAAAAASLLVHHLAPRRMMVAGSVVLAAGTGLSLLALTGASAPLFFVGTAIAGVGFGGSFLGAFRSLAALAGPAQRAELFASVYLVSYLALSVPAVLAGLAVPYLGLRTTTTGYGIVVILLALLAAVTGAVARAGAALPDTASSRPTRPDDVHLCRP
- a CDS encoding enoyl-CoA hydratase/isomerase family protein, whose product is MAWSYETIRTELRNGVLWATIDNPPINLIDERFVADLVALLDETDADSDVRVVVFRSADADFFLPHVDLKRIAEYTAAAAASGGPDDVGLGALYRRLSEARPVTIAVLEGRARGAGAEFLYACDMRFASLERAVIGQPEVGVGTFPGAGAVQQLVRLAGRGQAMQVILGSEDLDGREAERIGVVNKALPDGELIAYIEGLAERIAKFPEAAVRLAKRRINAAGLPPKEDVHVDAGFFQVLARDPSSAARIGALMQRGMQERSRTELEFGAAVGEL